CGTTTCCCGGCAACCACGCGCCGGCCTGAAAGCTGGCCGCAATGCGCCGCGAGGGAACTGCGCCGGCCGCGTTGTTACTTACCGGGGTGCGGGCAGGTCCCTGCCCGTGGTCAACGATGCGCGGAGAAGTCCCATGAACGACATTGCGGCCTTGCGGTCAGGCGCGAATCTACTGCAACATGAAGTTACAGACTTGCAGGAAGACCATGCCAGGACGGCCAATAATTATTCTCGGCTGGCGCAACTGCTGGACGGCCTCGCCGTCTCCAATCAGGAGCATCGGACCAACCTTGAGGCGCAGTATCCCAGTGCGTTCCAGCCCGATGCCAGGAACGGCGAGGCGGTTGCCAAGGGCGCCGACGAAATCCTGCAGCAGCAGCGGTTGGTCCATGACTGTCTGTCCCTGGTGGGCGCGTTGAGCGAAGATGAGCAGATCCACGGCGAACGGCTCAATCGCGTCAACGAGCGCCTGCACGACGCCTTGGCGCTGGTCCGGCATGGCCATACGCCCTCTGTCGAGGATGCGACCCGGCTGCGCAGCCATCTTCAGGAAGTGCGCGACGACGTGTCCGCCATGGTCGACCGTCACCAGGTGATGCTCGAGGCCAACGCCGCGTTGATGGATATGATCGGCCGGTTGAAGGCCGAAGCGCCGAACGTGCCACCGCCGGTGCGAGATCCCCGGCAGGCCCTGGACAACATGCGGGCGGAAGGCGATATCCAGATCCCGCAGGGGGGTGTGGCGGCGGTATCCACGTCGACGTTCACCGTACCCTCGTCGTTCGCGGTGAGCAGCCGCATCGCGGAGGGATTGCACCCTGGCAGCTCGTTGGGCTCGCGCGCCATCGTCAGTGCGGATGAGTCGAGCAGCCAGGTCGTCTGCAACAACCTGGTGCGTGTTTCGGCGCAGGATCTCGAGGACCCCGCCCGCCTTGAGCGGATCGTTCACTCCCTCACCCACAATCCCGCCCGGGGTTGCTTTTCGGTCGCCGCGGAACGGCAGGGGGAGTTGACCGCACCCTCTGAGCAAACATTGTCGGGCCGCATGTTCAACACCGCGATCCTCATCATCGATCCGAAGAAGCTCGGCCAACAGGATCAGGAGGGCCTCGGCGGTCTGCTGCTCGAGCCGACGGTCAGCACGGAATGCTCCGTGGCCTCGGTCGGCCAGCACGCGATCATTGCCGCGATCGTGCCGCAGCGCACGGGCGGCCACGTGGGCGTTTCCACCCTGCAGGTGGGTGACACGACCGCCAATTTCGAAATGCGCGTTGGCGGCGGCAGCACGGCATTCCAGAACTTGACCATGCCTGATTACGCCCAGGGCTTGACCGACGTGCTGCGTGCCAATCCGGACCGGACGATGCTGATCCATCTGACTCGGTTCAAGTAAGCGCGGCTATCAGCCCTCCCGGCCGCGAGGGGCGCGGCCGGGAGGGCGACGAGATCGCCGGGGGCGGACAGCCTTACTGATCCAGCTGGATCTTGGCATCGGCCGCCACGTTCTTCCACTTCTTCACGTCGCTGGCGATGACGTTCTTGAACGCTTCCGAGGTGCCGGCCACCACCGTGCCGCCCAGGCTGGCCATCTTGGCCTTGACCTCGGGGTTGTTGAGCGCCTTGACCGAGGCGTCGTGCAGCTTCTGCGTCACGTCGGCCGGCAGGCCCTTGGGCGCCAGCAGGCCGTTCCAGGCGTTGGCTTCGTAGCGCGGCAGGCCGGCTTCCTTGAAGGTCGGCGTGTCCGGCAGCTCCGGCGAACGGGTGTCGGCGGCGATGGCGATGGGACGGATCTGGCCGCCCTTGATGTACGGCAGCGAGGCCGGCACGGGTTCCCAGATCATCGAGACCTGGCCGCTGATGACGTCGGTGAAGGCCGGGCCCGCGCCGCGGTAGGCGATGTGCATGAGCTTGGCGCCGGTCATCGACTTCATCAGCTCCATCGCCAGGTTGCCCAGGCCGCCCGCGCCCGACGAGGCGTAGGTGTACTTGTCCGGGTTGGCCTTGGCGGCGGCGATCAGGCCGTTCAGGTCGGTGGCGGGGAAGTCCTTGGTCACGCTCAGCACGCCCGGCACGGTCACCAGCTGCGTGATGGCGGTGAAATCCTGCACCGCGTCGTAGGTCAGGTTCTTGTAGACCGCGGGGTTGGTGCCGTGGGTGCTGGACGAGGCCAGCAGCAGGATGTAGCCGTCCGGCGCGGCGTCGGCCACGTAGCGCGTGCCGATCGAGCCGCCCGCGCCGGCCTTGTTCTCGACCACCACGGTGGCGCCCAGTTCGGTGCCCAGCTGCGCGGCGAACACGCGGCCGATGATGTCGGCGGTGCCGCCGGGGGCGAACGGCACGATCAGGCGCACGGGCTTGTTGGGATAGTCGGCCTGCTGCGCCGAGGCCGCGCCCGCGATCAGCGAGGCGCCGCTCAGCAACGCCACGGCGATTGCGGTTTTGGTCAGTTTCATGGTGTCTCCAGGCGAAGGTTAGTCGAGGCCGTTGAGCCAGTCGACGATCAGTTCGGCGATGCGGTCGCTGTTGCGGTCCAGCATGCAGAAATGGGAATTGCCGGCGATGCCGGCGGCGGGCAGGTCCAGCACGTCGGCGCGCCGGCCGGCCCGCCGCAGGGCGTCCCAGTAGGCGTCCGTCTGCGCGCGGTAGCGCCGCCAGGTGTCGTTGTGGTCGAAGTGGTCGCCCCAGACCAGCAGTTGCGGGGGCAGGGGGCCATCGACGCGCTCGGGCGTGCCGGTGGGCTCCACCGCCACCACCGCGCGGATCGGGCCGGGGTACTCGCGCGCCAGCTGGGTGGCGTAGCCGCCGCCCTGGCTGTGGCCGATGACGATGCAGGGACCGGCCAGGTCGAGCAGCTGGCGGTAGGCGTCCAGCGCCATGGCGTCGTGCGCCAGCCAACGCGGCACGAACTGCTTGGCGAAGGTGTCGAAGGCCTGGTCGGGAAATTGCTGCGCCGGATAGGCGTGGCGCGGCTGGCCGGCGGGCGCGTAGCCGTCGGCCGGGCCGATGCGGAACAGGTGCCAGGCCTCTTCCTTGGAGCGGAAGATGGGCGCCGCGTCATAGATCTGCGGATACATCGCCCATGAGGCGCGGCCGCGCTCGGGGGCGTCGGCCACGAACACGTCGTAGCCGGACTGCAGCAGCCGCCAGAGCCAGCCCTGGCGGCCGTCGGGCGTGCTTTCCCATTGCGCGCCGGTCATGCCGCCGCCATGCCACAGCAGCACAGGATGGGCGTGGCGCGGCTCGGCCAGGCGGTATTCCTGCACGTACAGCTGGCCGGCGCAGTAGCTGCCGTTCATGTCGACGGCGCGCGCGGCGCCGTTGCCCACCACTTGCTTCTGCAGCACCGGCAATCCATCGGCCGCGACCTCGCGGCCGCCCAGGAAGTGGCTGCGCAGGGATTTCAACAGGACGGGGGCGTCGGGCATCGGCATCTCCAGGGGACGCCGTAATACTAGTTGTAACAGCCACCGGGTTTGTGCAAAATGTGCAGGGCTTGTGCCGATACGGCACAGCCAGACAAGAAGACGGTGGAGACGGCATGGATATCAAGTGGCTCGAGGACTTCGTGGCCCTGTCGAAGGCGCGCAACCTGTTCCAGGCGGCCGAGGCGCGCAACGTCACGCATCCGGCCTTCGGGCGCCGCATCAAGGCGCTGGAGGACTGGGCCGGCGTGCCGCTGGTCGAGCGCGGCCACCAGGTCTCGACGCTGAACGCG
The window above is part of the Achromobacter deleyi genome. Proteins encoded here:
- a CDS encoding Bug family tripartite tricarboxylate transporter substrate binding protein; its protein translation is MKLTKTAIAVALLSGASLIAGAASAQQADYPNKPVRLIVPFAPGGTADIIGRVFAAQLGTELGATVVVENKAGAGGSIGTRYVADAAPDGYILLLASSSTHGTNPAVYKNLTYDAVQDFTAITQLVTVPGVLSVTKDFPATDLNGLIAAAKANPDKYTYASSGAGGLGNLAMELMKSMTGAKLMHIAYRGAGPAFTDVISGQVSMIWEPVPASLPYIKGGQIRPIAIAADTRSPELPDTPTFKEAGLPRYEANAWNGLLAPKGLPADVTQKLHDASVKALNNPEVKAKMASLGGTVVAGTSEAFKNVIASDVKKWKNVAADAKIQLDQ
- a CDS encoding alpha/beta fold hydrolase codes for the protein MPDAPVLLKSLRSHFLGGREVAADGLPVLQKQVVGNGAARAVDMNGSYCAGQLYVQEYRLAEPRHAHPVLLWHGGGMTGAQWESTPDGRQGWLWRLLQSGYDVFVADAPERGRASWAMYPQIYDAAPIFRSKEEAWHLFRIGPADGYAPAGQPRHAYPAQQFPDQAFDTFAKQFVPRWLAHDAMALDAYRQLLDLAGPCIVIGHSQGGGYATQLAREYPGPIRAVVAVEPTGTPERVDGPLPPQLLVWGDHFDHNDTWRRYRAQTDAYWDALRRAGRRADVLDLPAAGIAGNSHFCMLDRNSDRIAELIVDWLNGLD